The genomic segment TCGAGTACAATGATCTTATCGGCATCAATGATTGATGAAATTTTTTGAGCAATAATGACGGTTGTCATTTTATTTTCTTTTGATGATTTTTTAATATTTTCTTTAACTAGCGCTTCAGTTTTTGCATCAAGAGCACTAGTAGAATCATCTAAAATTAAAATCTTAGGATTGTGCAAAATTCCTTGTGCAATGGCAAGTCTTTGTTTTTGGCCCCCTGAGAGATTAGCGCCTTGTTGTTCAATTTCATGGCCAAATGTTTTTTTAAATTTACTAATGTAGTTATAAGCGCAAGAAATTTTTGTAGCATTCAAAATTTCTTCTTCGGTCGCATCTTCATTAGCAAAAAGTAAATTAGATTTAATAGTTCCACTTAAAATTGTGGGCTTTTGATAAACATGAGAAATGCTTTTTTTAAGTGAAAAGCTATCAATTTCTTTAACATTTTTATCATCAATATAAACTTCACCATAGTGGGTTTTATAGTCATAACTTAGTAGTTTGGCAATTGTACTTTTGCCAGAGCCTGTTGGACCAATAATTCCCAACACTTCACCAGGGTTTACTTCAAAACTAATATCTTCTAAAATATTTTTTTCGCTCGTTTCGTAGTATCTAAAAGAAACATTTTTAAAAGTAATTTTGCCTGATTCGATATAGTTTTCGTTTTGCACAAATGGGATGTCTGGTTGTTTGTTTAAAATTTCGAAAATTCGTTTTGATGAAACTCTAGCTCTTCAAATATTAAAGAATGCCATTCCTGAAATAATTAACCCTCACATAACGATAATGATGTAGTTAAGAAAGGTGTTAATGTCTTTGATAAATTTAGCATATTCTGCTTCTTGGCCCTGAACAATCAAATTTTTAGTAGCAAAGTAAATAACTATTAAAATCGCCGCTGAAGCAAAGTTAGATACGGCTTCTAGTAACTGAAATACAACTGTAAAAATGCGACCAGATTTTAAAGAAGCTTTGTATAAATTATTAGTTGCGAATTGAAATTTGGCTTTTTCTTTTTCTTCTAAGTTGTATGACTTAATAACTTTTGCACCTAAAATACCTTCTTGCGATTCAACATTAATATCATCTGAGAATTTTTTTTCGTTTTGCATAGGTTTACGAATTGCTAAACCCATTCACATTAAAACTCCTACAACAATTGGCACAATTACAACAAGAACAAGTGAGAAATCAACATTAGTAAAAAATGCCAAAATGAGTCCCATAATCAAATTAATAGGACCCAAAATCGCTCCTCTAAGTAAAAATCTAATCCCTTCTTGAATTTGTTGGATGTCGATTGTAAAACGGGTTAAGATTTTAGCATTAGTAAAAGTATCAATGTCTTTTTGCGACAAACTGCCAATATGTTCTCAAAGATAGTTTCTGATTTCTCTTGCTCCGCCAATTGCAACTCGTGCGCCAATATAAGTAGCAAGTAAAGCTGCAAGAGTAGCAAACAACAAAAGCGAAATTATCCCAAGTGAAATCCCGGTGAGATTAGCTTCTATGGTAAAAAAAGTAAAAAGTTCAATTTTTGCAATCGTTCCACGACTGGTTGAAATTTGAATTAAAGCACTCAAAAAATTAGGAACCATTAAAAAACCCAAAGTTTGGATAATGGTAAAAAGTATTGCTAGAAAACTACCTCATTTGTAGCGTGTAGGAAGTAGCTTCATTAATTTTCACATTTCTTACTCCTTTTTTCTTAGTGAAAATAATCTACTTTTTGGCATCAAAGAAATTTTTAGCTTCAGTAACAATGAACTGTTCTTCATTAGCGCGAACCATATAAATTGGCAAAGCACTATTTTTAGTTGAAATCAGTTTATAGTCACTATATGAGCGATCTTTATTAATTTCCTCATCAATTTCCAATTTTAGTAAATTGATTTTCTTAATAACTTGCGAGCGTACATAAGAATCGTTTTCACCAACGCCGGCAGTAAAAACAATTCCATCAATTTTGCCGTGAATTTTATTTAAATACTTAATTAAGTAGTTAGTAATTTTTTCAACGTATAAATCTAGAGCAAATTGGGCTTGCGGATTAATTGATTTAACTTTATGAATATCTCTAATGTCAGGTGAGATTTGGCTAACACCTAACATTCCTGACTTTTCATTAAGCATTTTCATAATTTCATCTAGTTGCATACCGCTGTGCTTGGCAATATAAGGAATGATTGAGGGATCAATTTCACCACAACGAGTCCCCATCATTACACCATCTAATGGTGTAAAACCCATTGATGTATCAATTGATTTACCATTTTCAATAGCACATAAACTAGCGCCATTGCCAATATGTAAACTAACAATATTAACGTCTTTGTGACCAAAAATTTCTTCGGATTTTTTTGCAATGTAATGGTGATTTAGACCATGAAAACCGTACTTACGGATGTAGTACTTTTTAGTAATTTCGTAATCAATTGGATAAGTATAAGCAACACGAGGTAATGTTCTATGAAACGAAGTGTCAAAGTGCATTGTTTTTTTCGCTTGTGGAAATAGTTTCTCAAAAGCTAAAATTGTTTCAAGGGCTCCAGGGTTATGAACTGGTGCCAAATCAAGAACCTCTTTAAAATAAGCAATAGTTTTTTCATTTACTTCACAAGTGTCCTGTAAATTAGGGCCACCGTTGACGATTCTAAAAGCGACTTGACTAATTTCCGAGAAGTCTTTAATAATGTGATATTCCTCTCATTGCTCAACTAATTTTTTAACAGCTTCTAAAAAAGAAGGCAATGGTAGTTCAATTTCATGCTTTTGATTTTGATATTCAAGAGTTAAAATGCCTAGCGGCAATTTAATTTTTTGGGCCACGCCTTTTGCTTCAAGAGCTAATTTATCATTAAACAAACTTCACTTAATAGAACTTGATCCTGCATTGATTACTAATATTTTCTTCATGTCTTTTCACCTCAATTTGTATATTCATTAAATTATAAGATAATAAAATTTTTATTATAAACAAAAAACAAGCACTAAATAGCAAGTTTGACAAAGTCCTGTTTAGTGCTTGTTTTGATTTTTTCGATGTTCTTCTTTAGTCTTTTTAACAACATCTTTTAATTTTTTTAAATAATGATGCAGTGTTCCCTTGGATTTAGGATTTTTTTCTTTAACAAGAAGTTTTGAGAGTTCTTGTAAACTTAAATCAAGGTTATTTTCTTTATACTTAAAAAAATCAAGTTCGTTTTGGCTGAATTTATCAAAAAGGTTATGAGACTTCACATATTCAAAATTTTCGATAAATTCACTATTTAATTTAGCAATTCGTTCTTGATTAAAAAAATCAAAATTAGTTAGACGATTGATATTGTTAGAAAAATCGCGTTCAATCTTTTTTTCTTCAAAATTTAAATATGACTCATAGGCTTCAATTGCTTTTAAAAAATCACAAATATTTTCAATTTTTTTGATGTAAAGAATATACGAATTTCTTCTTTTTAATAGTTTGAATTCGAAATTATATTTATTAAGAATTTGTTGAGCTTCTTTAGCTTCTTCTTGCTCTAAAAACTTAAGTTCAAGATGATAGCTTGAACTATTGAGTCCGTTAATAGAACCACCAATTAAAAAAATCCCACTAAAATAATCGCGTTGTTTAGGGCAGCCCAAAAAATTTAGGCCTTCGTCGCTAAAAACCAGTTTATTCTTTTGAGGCATTTGAAAAGAAATTTTCAAACTACTAAGTATGTTTTGCACATAATTTAAGATTTCATTATTATTAATAATCAAAGTAACGAGGTCGCCAGTTTTTTGGGTAGTTGCTAAAATTCCGAAAAGCAAATTTAGTTTTTCTTTTTCATTTAACTTTCGTGAAATAATTTCGTTTTTTATTATTAGACTAAAGGTGCTTTTCATACTAAAAATCCCCCTAAAAATAAAAAAAGCAACGACCTATTTTTCCTAGTGGTATCGTCGGCACTGAAGGGCTTAACTGCTGAGTTCGGAATGGTATCAGGTGGAACCCCTTCGTTATGGTTGCTACGTGTATTATTATACATAAAAAAAATAAATGTGTAAAAATTTTTAATATTTTTTATTCATCAATTTTTGAAGTGTTAAAGTTACCAAAAATTTTGTTGACGGTCGAAACTACGATTCAAGCTTGTGGATCAATGTTAGAGATTTCTGCTTTGATTCTTGATTGTTCTAAATAAAGTGCCATAGTTTCGATTTTTGTAGTGTTTTCACCTGTATATCCACTTGTCATATCAACATAGTTGTAACCATGTCAATATTTAATTTCTTTAAGGTGTTCAATAACTTTTTGTGGATTTTTTGTATAAATTTCGATTTTAACTTTGCGATATTTAGGGTAAAGAATTTCAACAAAACCGTTATATACAAAAATATAAACTAGTGTAGAAATGCATCTTAATAAGTAACTAGCTAAATTTCAAGGGTGATTTTTTATTACGCCAGTTGCTTCTAAAATCCCAATCAATAAAGCAGAAAAGGCAGCAATTATCAAGGCAAAAATGGTGCTAATAAAACCAATGCCCATTTTCTTAACTCGTGAAACATAATAAACAATGATGTCGCTACCGGCAGTTGACCCAGAATTTTTTCAAGCAAGTCCTGAAGAAGCCCCGGCCGCTAGTCCACCAACAATCGCGTAAATTATAATTGGTCAGGTTGGGTTGGGCACCCCAGGCAATACATGAGGAGGATAGTTGGTGCCATAAACATCTCAGGGAATTAAATCTTTAAATGGTGTATCTTTTGTTCAATTAACATAATAAAATGAAATTTTGTCAAAAGCATTGTGAACAGCGGGAATTAAAAAGAAACTTTGAACAACCATTTGAAAAATTAAGCAATATAAGGTCATGACCATAAAGAGACTGGAATTCTTTTTTCAAAAAATAATAATAAGTGGGAGATTAATTGCAAAATAAATATAAGCAAAATATGGCGCAGTTGCCGAAACTGTATAAGTTAAAGCTTGAACCAAAGCCGAAACTCCCGAAGCAACAGTAGCTGCTTTATTTAAAAAGATTGCGACTCCGACATTGTATAAAAGTGCCGAAAGAAAAATAAAAAATAACTTCTTAGGAAACTTAACTCATACGTTAAAGATATTGACCCCATAAGGATTCAAATTGGCAAAATTAATGTTAATTTCTTGCTTTTGTTTCTTTCTACGCATGTTATTTTTTTCCTCAAGCCTATTAGTTTAATAATTAGTACAAATGTTAACACTTTTAATAATTTTTGTTAGATTATTAATCAATTTTAGAAGTGTCAAAAACACCGTTAATATCATGGATATTTGAAGTGGAAATTCATGCATTAGGATCGACTTTTTTAACCTCATCAAAAATGACATCTTTTTCTAAATAAAGAGCAATGGTTTCAATCCTTCCAAACTCGCGGTGGTTATAACCACTTACACCATAGAAAATGTTGTAAGCATGAACATAATTGATTTTTTTAAAGTGCTCAGTAATTCATTCGACTTTCGAAGTATAAATGTCGATTTTAACTTTTTTGTATTTAGGATAGAATTTGTTAACTAATAAAGTAAAGACAATTAAATAAACTAGAGTTCCACAAATTCTAACTAGTAATTCTGTTCCTGATAGTCCTTCAAGTCATGGGTGTTTTGCAACATTGCCAGTGTATTCAAGGGTCCCAATTGTAATCGTTGAAAAGCTAGAAAAACATAAAGCAACAATTAGAAAAGTATTGCCAATTGGTTTTTTAGTACGATAGGCAATGTAATTTGAAATAACTGAAGTTCCACCAATTGAGCCTCTTTGTTTTCAAGCAATCACCGAAGCAAAGCCTTCAGCAACACCCCCTAATATTGCATAAATAAGAATTGGTCAGTTTTGGCCATCATACATTCCACCTCTAGGCAAAGATGCAATTTCCGCAGCACTTTTACCAACAATATTGGTGCCAAAAGGAGCTCAATAATCACCAGGACGACCCGTCGGATTATAAATTGAAATTTTTTCGTTAATAAAGTTAACAATTGGATTAGATCCGCTTCCGTTATATTCAATAAAAACTAATTGAACAAGAATTTGAAAAAACATCCAATAGTAAGTTAAGACCATGAAAAGTCTTGGATTGCGTTTTCAAAAAATAAACATTAGCGGCATGTTAATTAATACATAGAAAAGTCCATAAAAGTTTTCAGTAGATGGCACTGTAAAGGTAATAATTTGGGCAAGTGAAGATGTTCCTGAAGCAATCGTGGCAGCTTTTTTTAGAAAGACAGTGATTGCCAAGTTATATAAGAGTGCACTAACAAACATCCAAAGAACTTTCTTAGGATATTTTTGCCAAATATTTAATAAATTAATTTTATGAGGATTAATGCGTTCGTAAAGTTTGCGATCAGCTTCTAATTTTTCCAAACGTCTTTGCTTTTTTAGATTAATTTTTTGAAGAGCTTCAGAAGTTTTTTTAGCGCTTTGCAAGCTAGGTTGTTCACTTGAATTTTGGTTTTGTTTCATTATTCTCCTTTCTTTGGAACATTTAGTCGATTAGTGTAATTAAAAGAAGATTTTTTACCTTCATAGTAAAAGCGGTTTTCATGAGCCCGAAATAGCAGTTGCACTACACCAACGGCACCGTGACGGTTTTTAGCAACGATGACATCAGTGATTGAATCTTGACCCATAGAACTATCATCGGGAAGATTGCTTGTATTCTCGTCATTTTCAATTTGCCCACTTTGTTTTTTGCGAGTATAGTAATCTTTACGATGTAGGAAAATTACAATGTCAGCATCTTGTTCAATCGTACCTGATTCACGTAAATCACTTAAAATTGGGGTTTTGTCTTCTCTTTTTTCAACATTACGACTTAATTGACTTAAAGAAAGGACTGGACATTCAAGTTCTCTTGCTAGTTGTTTTAGTGCCCGTGAGATCTTACTTACTTCAAGTTGACGATTTTCAATGTTTGAACGGCTACTATCACTAATAAGTTGTAAGTAATCAACTACGACTAAGTCAACTTTTTTATTTCGAGCAAAACGGCGTGAAAGTGTTGTTAAATCCGTTAAAGTCAAAGTTGGTTTGTCATTTAGATACATTTCTCATTTTGCCATACGTTCTTTAGTTCAATGTATTTCTTTTCATTCACCAACATCTAAAGCGTTTTTTCTTAATTTAGAAATTCCAATCATTGAAGTGATTGCAATCATTCTTTGAACTAATTGTGCATTTGACATTTCCAAAGAGAAAAATAAAACGGTTTTATTATTATTGGCAACATTAGCAGCGATATTTAAGGCGAAGGCAGTTTTTCCCATTGAAGGGCGAGCTGCCAAAATAATTAAATCCCCAGGATTTGCCCCTAGTAAAAGTTCGTCTAATGGCTGAAAACCAAAAGTTAGTCCAAGTGAAGTATCATTTCACTCGTTAGAGATGATATTACGAATTACTTCATCGGCTTTGGCACCAATTTTTTCATAGGTTGAATTAACTTCAGAGATATCAATATTTAGTAGATCAAGTTGTAGTTTACTTAACAATTCGCCCGCTTCAAATGGTTTATTGTCAATAATATCAATATTTGTTAGGAGAAGTTTTTTTAATTGATCGCTCTTAAAACGATCAACAAGGATTTTAATATAGCGATCTAATTCAGAATAATACCCTCCGTTTTGAACTAATCAACTAATATATTCAATAGGATCATAACCAAATTTTTTGATTGTTATTTTTTCTTCTAGTTTATTTTTGGTTAAATAATCAATAAAAACAGAAATATCGAAGTCTTTAGACAACGCATGGACATTACTAATGGCAGTATAAAGATTTTGATTTTCTTTGTAAAAAAACATTTCTGGCTTAATGATCTCGGCGGTTTCTAAAAAAGCATTCGGATCACGCAAAAACAAACCAAGCAATGTGGCTTCGTTATTGGCGATAGCGATTTCTTTATTAGTAATTTTATTGTCAGTAGCCATTTTACTTTTTACCTTTCATTAAATTATTTTTCAAGTTGAATTTTAATTATTAAATTTGCTATTACTTGAGGGTGTAATTTGACCTTAACAATATGAGTACCAAAGGTGTTGTACGATTCACCTGAAAGAGCGTTTTTTGGAAGCTTAATATCATATTTAAGAAGCTCTTTAGTAATTGCTTTAGTAGTAATGGATCCATGCACAACACTCATATGTGATTTTAGTGCGAAGCTAAGTTCAATGGCTTCAATTTTTTGTTTTTGGGCTTCAGCTTCTGCAATCGCCAAAGCTAAATCCTCGGCAATGTTTTCTTTAATCCGGTCCAGATTAGCAAGAGTCTGTTTATTAAGAGGTTGAGCATAACCATTTTTTATTAAAAAGTTTTTAGCATAGCCATCGGCTACTTCAATAATTTCATTTACTTTATATTTTTGGAAATTTTTAATTATTATTACTTTCATCTTTCACATCCGAAATTGCTTGTTTAATATTATCAATAAATAGGTCTAGGTCTTCATCGCTTTCAGCGGCGGCGGTTGAGAAATGCCCTCCACCATTAACGGCTTCTGCGATCACTTGAACATTGGTGTTAATACCTCGTGCTGACATTTTATAAACCTTTTTGTTTGGCAATTTAGCGACCACAAAAGCGGCTTTCCTTCCATCAACACGAAGAATTTCATCAGCAGCAATCGAGATAACATCAATTGGAATTTCTCTATCAGTATAAGCTAGAAAATAGCCCGGTTTCACTTCTTGGGTGTTTTTTAACAATAAGTTAATAAGTTCAAATGATTCTTTATTAATTTTCAAGCTATGTACTGCATTTGAAGTTTTAGCTCCCCAATTTTGGAGCAATGAACTTGCATAAAAGGTTTTAGAACTTGTTTGTTTTTGGAAACGATTAGTGTCCAAATAAATCCCGTTCAAAAGAAGTTGAGCTATTTCTGGACTAATTGCTTCACTATTATTCGTAAGCGCGATGATCTCAGTCACAATCTCTGAGGCTGATGATGAAAATGAATCAATGTAAACATTTTCACGATAAACATTTTCAAGAGTTTTGTTAATTCTATGGTGATCAAGAACAATGATGTTATCTTTAAGAATGTTAGTGAATGCTGAAGGATTTTCAATACGATCCTCACTGGCGGTATCTACAATAACAACAAGAGTTTTGGCATCATTTAGCGAAGTTGCTTGTCTTTTAGTAATGAACGCTTTTCGTAAATCTTTTTCAATGCGATCAATCATTCGTGAAGCAGTATCATCATAAGTCATATTTTGTATAAACACACGTTTATCATAATGCTTGGCAAGAGCGTAAATTCCAAACGCCGCTCCAATAGCATCTAGATCAGCGTTCTTATGACCGTAAACAATAACTTTTTCAATTGCATCTGATGATAATTTGGAAATTAAAAACTTGGCAATGTGATTTACATTAGTTCTTGAAAGATTGATTTCGATTTCAGATTCTGAGCCATAGTGACGAGAACGCTCATTTTGAGTTTTAATAGTAGTTTGATTACCTCCTCTAGCTTGTGATTCTAACAAAGCTTCTTTTGAAAGGGCATCAAGAGCATTTAAACTAAGGGCACCATATGAAAACCCAGCCGAAATTGTGATATTAGCATTTTTAATGATTTTTTTATTGGCAAGTTCTTGAAAAAAGTTGAAATTGCTTTTTTCAAATTCACTCAATATTTTTTGCGTTGTTATTAAAAAGAATTTTCCATTCTCATAGTTCTTATAAACGAAATTTCACTTTTTAGAAAGGGTGTCAAGCATGCCAAGCACGCTAACATTAATTTTGAAAAAATCTGCTTCAGAAAGAGTTGATTGGTATAGACTAATATTATCAATTTCTAATCTTCCAAACACTGAACGATCGTTGAAGTAATTTTCAAGCAATTGTGTTTGGAGGGTGATGTCTTTAATTGAAACGAAATTCTCTTCAAAATAAACATTAACTTGGTAAAAGAAGTTGTCTTTTTCAAATTCAAAATTTAGATTTGTGCTTTTTCATTCGGTAATATTAAAAATTTTCTTAATATCTTCGCCAATTATTTTTCTACCAAACCTGTTCTCGATGAATTTTGAAATTCAAACAATTGAACCATCGTTTGAAAAAGCGATCATTCCAATCGAAAAATTAGCTAGTTCTTTTTCCATGTAGTAGTTAAAACTTTCGTTAACTAACCCTAAACTACTAATATGACGGGCGTATTTAATAATTCCCGTTATTCCAATTGCAATTATTCAAAAGAGATATGTGATTCCAAAATAAATTTGCAATGCATGATTAACGAAGAAAAACACAATAAACAAACTTATTGTTGGGATAATGAATAAAAATATAATCTCAAGGATGATAGCAATCTTTTTTTTATCGCGCACCATAATATCAATATTATATATTAATATCGTAAATTATCATTTAAGGCAAGTGGCCTTATTCAAAAATAACAATGTTAAAAAATTTCTAAAGCTCAAAATGTTCAACTAAATCGCTTAGTCCTTGTTTTTTTTCTGAAGAAACCATAAAGATATTAATGTCGTCGCTAAATGTTAGTGCCTGTTGTTTTACTCGATGTTTTTGTGATTGGTTGGCTTTATCAATTTTAGTAATGATAATGTCAAATAACAACCCAAGCGATTTTAGATAATCAATCATTTCGAGATCAATGTAACTAAATCCAATTTTAGCGTCGATTAAAATGCAAATATTTTTTGAATTTTTACTATTTCTAAAGTAAAAATCAATAATGCCACTTATTTTGCTTTGTGCTTTTTTTGACATTGAAGCAAATCCATAGCCTGGCAAGTCAACAATAATTTTTTTTCTTTGCGTTTCAAAATAGTTAATTAACCTTGTTCTTCCCGGTGTTGAACTTGTTTTGGCGATTTTTTGTGATGCAAGAGCATTGATTAAACTAGATTTGCCCACATTAGAACGACCTCAAAAAACAATTTCGTTTTGGTCGTGTTCTAATCAATTATTTTGATCAGTTGCGCTTTTAATAAATTTCCACATAATTATCTAAAACTATAACACAAAAAATTTAGCCTTTATTTAATAAAAAACAAGCCACTTTATTTAAGGCTTGTTCTTAATTGCTATTCAGTTTTAGCTTTACGAGTTCTTTTTGGTTTTGATTCTTCAGTTGCTTCAGCTGTTGCTTTAGGTTCAGCTGATTTAACTGATTCTTCCATTTTTTTAACTTCGACTTTTTGTTGGTCTTGTGCAATTTCGTCACGATCTTTTTTGATTAATCCAATGTAAGGCAAGATAGCCATATAACGAGCTCTTTTGATTGCTAGTGCAACTGCTCTTTGGTGTCTTGCACATGTTCCGGTGATTCTTGATGAAAGAATTTTTCCTTGCATGTTAACTAGTCTTACAAGTTCTGCTTCATTTTTGTAGTCAATATAAGTAACTGCTTGTCTTTTTAAACAAAATTGACATGGGCGTCTACGAACAAATGGTTTTTTACGAATAACTCTTGCCATTATAAATCCTTAAGTTTTATCAATCTAAATCATTGAAGTCATCAACATCATTGTTAGTTGGTTCTTCAAATGCTTCGGGTTGAGTCGGGGTATTCATTTCAGGTGAAGGAATAGTGAATTCTTGAGTATTTGATTTTCTTCTTTCTTCATTAGTGGCCTTGCTTTCTAAGGCTTGCACACGATCAGCATTTATAGAAATTGATGTACTAATAGTTCCATCTTTAGCGGTGATTCTTGAAGATTGTACTGTGCCTTCAATTAAAAGCAACGAGCCTTTATCAAAGTACTTATTGACAAACTCTGCATTTTGTCTCCATGCTACGCAAGGGATAAAATCAGAGATTGCTTCATTATTTGCACCATTGTAAGTTCGTCTAGTTACAATAGTAAATCTTGAATACTCAACATTCGAGCCCGTAAAGCCTTGATATGGTTTATTAGCCAAACGACCAACGAGAATAACTTTATTCACAATTACCTCCAGTTGTTAAATTATTGTTCCTTAGAAACTTTTCTTGTTCTAGGTTTTGTAGTAGTTTGTTCGCTTTGTTTTGATGCAGTTGCTTCGGTTGAAGCTTCAGTTTTAGAAGCATCAGTAGTTTGGTTTCTACGAATAAATGGGCGTCTATCGCCTTGATTTGCAGAACGATCGTTGTTTTTAGCTCTTGGAATAAATCTTTTAACTTTTCTTGGTTTTAGACCTTTTTCTGAGTCTAAATTGATGATTAAAGATCTTAGAATAAATTTTGCAATATTTAGTTTTCTAGTAAGCTCTGCCATTAATTGTGGATCAGATTTTACGGTTACTAAATAATAAGTTGCACGAGTTAATTTATGGATAGGATAAGCCAACTCACTTCTTTCTAACTTTTCAATTTTAGTGTCTGACTTTTTAAGAACGCTAAAAAGTAGTTCACTAACTTGCTCTAAAGTAGAATCTGGGTTGGCTAGAATCATAATTTCATAATTTGACATTATTTTTCTCCTTATGGACATTGGGATCTTAGCGCGATCCAAGGAGTCACACAACCTTGTTTAAATGATTTAATACATTTTAACTTTCTCATTATAAACTAAAATAGCAAAAATTGGCATTTAACAATGTTTTT from the Metamycoplasma arthritidis genome contains:
- a CDS encoding ABC transporter ATP-binding protein, whose translation is MWKLMKLLPTRYKWGSFLAILFTIIQTLGFLMVPNFLSALIQISTSRGTIAKIELFTFFTIEANLTGISLGIISLLLFATLAALLATYIGARVAIGGAREIRNYLWEHIGSLSQKDIDTFTNAKILTRFTIDIQQIQEGIRFLLRGAILGPINLIMGLILAFFTNVDFSLVLVVIVPIVVGVLMWMGLAIRKPMQNEKKFSDDINVESQEGILGAKVIKSYNLEEKEKAKFQFATNNLYKASLKSGRIFTVVFQLLEAVSNFASAAILIVIYFATKNLIVQGQEAEYAKFIKDINTFLNYIIIVMWGLIISGMAFFNIWRARVSSKRIFEILNKQPDIPFVQNENYIESGKITFKNVSFRYYETSEKNILEDISFEVNPGEVLGIIGPTGSGKSTIAKLLSYDYKTHYGEVYIDDKNVKEIDSFSLKKSISHVYQKPTILSGTIKSNLLFANEDATEEEILNATKISCAYNYISKFKKTFGHEIEQQGANLSGGQKQRLAIAQGILHNPKILILDDSTSALDAKTEALVKENIKKSSKENKMTTVIIAQKISSIIDADKIIVLDHGKISDIGTHDELMKNNELYKEIALTQMGGES
- a CDS encoding acetate/propionate family kinase, which translates into the protein MKKILVINAGSSSIKWSLFNDKLALEAKGVAQKIKLPLGILTLEYQNQKHEIELPLPSFLEAVKKLVEQWEEYHIIKDFSEISQVAFRIVNGGPNLQDTCEVNEKTIAYFKEVLDLAPVHNPGALETILAFEKLFPQAKKTMHFDTSFHRTLPRVAYTYPIDYEITKKYYIRKYGFHGLNHHYIAKKSEEIFGHKDVNIVSLHIGNGASLCAIENGKSIDTSMGFTPLDGVMMGTRCGEIDPSIIPYIAKHSGMQLDEIMKMLNEKSGMLGVSQISPDIRDIHKVKSINPQAQFALDLYVEKITNYLIKYLNKIHGKIDGIVFTAGVGENDSYVRSQVIKKINLLKLEIDEEINKDRSYSDYKLISTKNSALPIYMVRANEEQFIVTEAKNFFDAKK
- the whiA gene encoding DNA-binding protein WhiA — its product is MKSTFSLIIKNEIISRKLNEKEKLNLLFGILATTQKTGDLVTLIINNNEILNYVQNILSSLKISFQMPQKNKLVFSDEGLNFLGCPKQRDYFSGIFLIGGSINGLNSSSYHLELKFLEQEEAKEAQQILNKYNFEFKLLKRRNSYILYIKKIENICDFLKAIEAYESYLNFEEKKIERDFSNNINRLTNFDFFNQERIAKLNSEFIENFEYVKSHNLFDKFSQNELDFFKYKENNLDLSLQELSKLLVKEKNPKSKGTLHHYLKKLKDVVKKTKEEHRKNQNKH
- a CDS encoding YitT family protein, yielding MRRKKQKQEININFANLNPYGVNIFNVWVKFPKKLFFIFLSALLYNVGVAIFLNKAATVASGVSALVQALTYTVSATAPYFAYIYFAINLPLIIIFWKKNSSLFMVMTLYCLIFQMVVQSFFLIPAVHNAFDKISFYYVNWTKDTPFKDLIPWDVYGTNYPPHVLPGVPNPTWPIIIYAIVGGLAAGASSGLAWKNSGSTAGSDIIVYYVSRVKKMGIGFISTIFALIIAAFSALLIGILEATGVIKNHPWNLASYLLRCISTLVYIFVYNGFVEILYPKYRKVKIEIYTKNPQKVIEHLKEIKYWHGYNYVDMTSGYTGENTTKIETMALYLEQSRIKAEISNIDPQAWIVVSTVNKIFGNFNTSKIDE
- a CDS encoding YitT family protein, with the protein product MKQNQNSSEQPSLQSAKKTSEALQKINLKKQRRLEKLEADRKLYERINPHKINLLNIWQKYPKKVLWMFVSALLYNLAITVFLKKAATIASGTSSLAQIITFTVPSTENFYGLFYVLINMPLMFIFWKRNPRLFMVLTYYWMFFQILVQLVFIEYNGSGSNPIVNFINEKISIYNPTGRPGDYWAPFGTNIVGKSAAEIASLPRGGMYDGQNWPILIYAILGGVAEGFASVIAWKQRGSIGGTSVISNYIAYRTKKPIGNTFLIVALCFSSFSTITIGTLEYTGNVAKHPWLEGLSGTELLVRICGTLVYLIVFTLLVNKFYPKYKKVKIDIYTSKVEWITEHFKKINYVHAYNIFYGVSGYNHREFGRIETIALYLEKDVIFDEVKKVDPNAWISTSNIHDINGVFDTSKID
- the dnaB gene encoding replicative DNA helicase, producing MATDNKITNKEIAIANNEATLLGLFLRDPNAFLETAEIIKPEMFFYKENQNLYTAISNVHALSKDFDISVFIDYLTKNKLEEKITIKKFGYDPIEYISWLVQNGGYYSELDRYIKILVDRFKSDQLKKLLLTNIDIIDNKPFEAGELLSKLQLDLLNIDISEVNSTYEKIGAKADEVIRNIISNEWNDTSLGLTFGFQPLDELLLGANPGDLIILAARPSMGKTAFALNIAANVANNNKTVLFFSLEMSNAQLVQRMIAITSMIGISKLRKNALDVGEWKEIHWTKERMAKWEMYLNDKPTLTLTDLTTLSRRFARNKKVDLVVVDYLQLISDSSRSNIENRQLEVSKISRALKQLARELECPVLSLSQLSRNVEKREDKTPILSDLRESGTIEQDADIVIFLHRKDYYTRKKQSGQIENDENTSNLPDDSSMGQDSITDVIVAKNRHGAVGVVQLLFRAHENRFYYEGKKSSFNYTNRLNVPKKGE
- the rplI gene encoding 50S ribosomal protein L9; the protein is MKVIIIKNFQKYKVNEIIEVADGYAKNFLIKNGYAQPLNKQTLANLDRIKENIAEDLALAIAEAEAQKQKIEAIELSFALKSHMSVVHGSITTKAITKELLKYDIKLPKNALSGESYNTFGTHIVKVKLHPQVIANLIIKIQLEK